Proteins from a genomic interval of Oceanispirochaeta crateris:
- a CDS encoding CheR family methyltransferase has translation MSDFLSDSDFTRIRDLIYNESGIHFSDSNRTILESRLKERLKLQNLESIGEYYKSLTKSDNELKDFLDSVTTNLTRFFRNQAHYDTFINYVIPDLVERKRQSGDKKISIWSAGCSTGEEPYTNAMVLKEHLPPDFKIEVIASDLSLKSLMKAKEGLYLKSRVTGIPDNYLNKYFTEEDNSYRVKPEIVKLIKFDYHNLKFGNDMRNLDIVFCRNVLIYFDEPAQKNVIDNFWNSMAPHSYLFIGHSESLFGMDTQFKFIKTDWACIYGKIQN, from the coding sequence ATGTCAGACTTCTTGAGTGACTCTGATTTCACGAGGATCAGAGATCTCATATATAATGAGAGCGGTATTCATTTCTCTGATTCAAACAGAACGATTCTTGAAAGTCGCTTGAAGGAGCGGCTGAAACTACAGAATTTGGAGAGCATTGGAGAGTACTATAAATCACTGACCAAAAGTGACAACGAATTGAAAGATTTTCTGGACTCTGTCACTACAAATCTGACCCGTTTTTTTAGAAATCAGGCTCATTACGATACATTTATTAACTATGTAATTCCCGATCTAGTAGAGCGAAAAAGACAGAGCGGTGATAAAAAAATATCCATATGGAGCGCCGGATGTTCTACAGGAGAAGAACCATATACAAATGCCATGGTTCTTAAGGAACATCTTCCACCGGACTTTAAAATAGAAGTGATCGCTTCTGACCTCAGCCTTAAATCGTTGATGAAAGCAAAGGAAGGTCTCTATTTAAAGAGTAGAGTCACCGGAATACCAGATAATTATTTGAACAAATACTTCACAGAAGAAGATAATAGCTATAGGGTAAAGCCGGAAATCGTAAAACTTATAAAATTTGATTATCATAACCTGAAATTCGGGAATGATATGAGGAACTTGGATATAGTTTTCTGCAGAAATGTCTTAATTTACTTTGACGAGCCTGCCCAGAAAAATGTGATTGATAACTTCTGGAATTCTATGGCACCACATTCCTATTTATTTATAGGCCATTCCGAATCACTTTTCGGAATGGATACTCAGTTTAAGTTCATAAAAACAGACTGGGCTTGCATCTACGGTAAAATACAGAACTAA